In the Candidatus Binatia bacterium genome, TGCGCTGACCTTTTCGCGCAACGTGCCCACGGTGAAACTTGCACAACAAATCGGGCTGCGGCGCTTAATCCCCTTTGTGCGTAGCCTGGGCATTCGCAGCCCGCTGCCTCCAAACCTATCGATCGCCCTGGGAGCTGCGGAGGTGACCCCGCTCGAGCTGGTCACGGCCTATTCCGTGTTTGCCAATCAAGGGGTGCTGGTCGAGCCACGGTTTATTGTGCGCTTGAGCGACCAGCACGGCCAGCCAATCGAGCAAAACGAGCCGCAGCGCCGCGCTGTGCTGTCACCGGAGACGGCATACTTGGTTACGGATGTACTGCAAGACGTGATCGAGCGAGGCACCGGCCAGCGTGCCAAGGCACTGGGCCGACCTGCCGCCGGCAAAACCGGAACGACCAACGATATGAACGATGCGTGGTTCATCGGGTACACCCCGCAATTGCTTGCTGGGTTTTGGGTTGGCTTCGACAGCAAGCGCTCGCTCGGAAAGGGGGAAACCGGCGGACGTGTGGCCGCGCCCATCTGGCTTTCCTTCATGCGGGAGGCACTCGCGGATCAACCAGTGCTCGACTTTCCCATCCCGAGCGGCATTCGCTTTGTGGCCATCGACCGTCACACGGGCCAGCGTGCCGCGCCGACCGCCCCCGGCGCGGTGCTGGAGTGCTTCCGCGCAGGAACCGAGCCCAAGTGGGAGGAAAGCGTGGGTGTGGAGGAGGCGAAGGCCCAAGATGGCGCTCCAACCTCGCTGAGGGACCGCCCAGAGGCGCCCGCCACCGCGTCGGAATTTTGAAACGCCCTGAGCTGGCTTGCTGGTACCTACCCGTACAAGTACAGCAGGTGTGAGCGGGCCTGTCCGAAGCTTTGGCGGATGCGGCGGGAACCTGCTGGTTCTTGGCCCTTGTGTATTTGTGGGATATACGGCCTTTGCTGCCCTGGTACTCGAGGCGAGAGGCGATGCTGGAAAGTAAACCCGCTCAACCGAGGCGCTGCACGCACTGTGGGCGCGTGGTGCAGGACACGCTGCACTATCGTGACAGCTACCACGTGGACTTCCACTTCCTCTACACCGGCGAGGTGGAGGAGACGGAGATGTGGGACGAGTATGCTGCCCTTACGCGCGTCGTGGTACACGTGCGCAATCCGCGTTTCGTGTACACTTGTATCGACTGCTATCCGCGCCCGGAGGTGCAACGGGAACGCATGCGGTTGTTGCGCCCGGAGCTGGAAGACGGCGTATGAGAAAGATTCACGACGCCCATCTGGCTGGCCGCTGGTACACGAGTGACGCAGTCGCGTTGCGCAGGGAGATCGAGCAACGGATCGAGCGCGCTTACCCGCTTCCCAACATTGTGCCGTTTGCGTTGGTTGTGCCGCATGCTGGTCACATGTACTCCGGCGATGCCGCGGCATTCGGTTATGCTTTGGCGGCCCACCGCACCGTGAAGCGGGCACTGATGCTCGCTCCGAGTCATTATGCGCTGTTCCGCGGGGCAGTGACCTTGAACTGGGACGGCTTCCGCACCCCGCTCGGGATCGTAAACATCGACTGCGAGTCCGTGGCAAAGCTGCTCCATTTCTCCTGGATTCGCGAAGATGCCGCTCCATTCGGTCCCGAGCACTCGCTGGAGATTCAACTCCCGTTTCTCCAAGTGGCGCTCCCAGGGGTGAGTGTCGTGCCGTTGTTGGTGGGGGAGGTGCCAACGGAACGGGCGCGGACTTGGGGCGACGAGCTTGCCAGCATGGTCGACAGCGACACCTTGGTTCTGGTGAGTTCCGACCTCACCCACTACGGGGCCCGGTTCGATTATCTGCCCTTCCCCCCGCAGAGTGCGGACTTCGTGCGCTCGCAGTTAAAAGCGCTAGATCACGAAGCCATTGCTCGCATCTGCCTTGGGGACTTCGAAGCCTTTCGCCGTTTTGTCGACGCCACCGGTGCAACCATCTGCGGACGCAACCCGGTTGTCCTTTTTTTAGCGATGCACGCGCAGCGAACCTCCGGTGTGTTGCTGCACTACTACACGTCTTTGGACATCACCGGCGACTACGAGCACGTGGTGAGCTACGCGTCGATTGCGTTTCCGCTGCCGCCACCGCCGCTGTAATTCCTCAGGCGCCAGAACGGATAGTGAATGGCGCGAATGGCGTGTAGCGAGCGGTAGGGGCGACGCACGCGTCGCCCGCGCTGCCGGTTCCTGCGGTGGCGGATGCGATCGAAGGCGAAGGGCGAATTGCCTGGCGACGGGTCGCCCGAGCTGGTTGACGGATTCTGCATGGTGGCACTTAGCGGCGACCGCCGCTCCCCCGTCGGGCTGGGTAGGACGTCGTCCAGCGGCCAATGATGAGCGGGCAACCGTAGAGGTGCGTGCCAAGCCCACCCCACCCCGGCGAGTGAGCGGTAATCACCGCCATCGGCCTCCAGATGACTTCCCATTGGATGGCCGGATGCGGACGCCGCTGCCGTGGCCAGCACCTTCGTACCGCGCGACGGTTGACGGCTTGCGTAGCTAGCCGCCCATGGTTTCCTGCGGTATACAGGCAAAGCGCATGGCTAGGGCGGCGGCTTCAACAGTGCGAAATCGCGGCGTAGCGCCTCGGAGCTCGGGCGTGGGCCTCGGTCTGCTCGAGGAGATCGTTGCCCTGGCGACGAACACGGTCGACTTGCGGGCGGCAGCGCAAGGCATCGTCGACACGATCTCGAGCCGCCTGGGCATGGAAGTTTGCTCCATCTACGTGTTCGAGAAAGAAGCCGGTCGATTGCGCTTGTGGGCGACCTCAGGTCTCGATCGGAACTCGGTGGGCAAGGTGACCATGAGCGTGCACGAGGGGCTCACCGGAATGGCGGTAGAGAAATTGCAGCCTGTGATGGCCATCGATGCGATGGCGCACCCGCGGTACAAATACTTCCCGGAGACCGGGGAAGAACGGTACCACTCTTTTTTGGGTGTTCCTGTGGTGGAGCGTGGCGAGCCGGTCGGGGTGCTTGTCGTGCAGACCTCCCGGCGGCGGCGGTTTACCCCGAAAGAGGTGCGCCTGCTCAAAACCGTGAGCGTTGCCGTTGCGGGGATCTTATCGCGCATTCGGTTGGAAGAAACCCTCCAACGTCAAGAGGCGGAGCGGCTCGATTTCGAGCGCAAGATGGATGCGGCCATGTCCCGCCTCAGAGATTACGAAAGTCGGGCGAGTGTATTGCTGGGTCAGCCGGGGGCAAAACGCCCGACCCGTCTCTTTGGTCAAGCCGCCGCGCCTGGATACGCCATTGGCCGCGCGCACGTCCTAGAGTCGATGTTCACGACGACAAAATTTCCGCGGGAACGCCAGCATCCGCTCAAACGCGAGTTGCAGCGATTCGCTGCCGCTTTGAATGCAGCGATTACTGAGCTCGATCGCGTGTGCGAACACGTGGTGCGCAACGTGCCCGAGATCGATGTCGCGATCTTCGAAGCGCAAAAGCTCATGCTCAGCGACTCGGCGTTCTCGGCGCGCGTGGAAGCGGCCATTCGTGAGGGTTTGAGCGCTGAGGCCGGGGTGCAAGAGGCGGTAGAAGAGTTGCTGCGCCACTTTGGGGAGATCAGCAACGATTACTTGCGCGACCGCGCTGCCGATGTGCAGGACATTGGCCGCCGCGTGTTGCGGCACCTGCTCGGACTTGAAGAACGGCGGGCCCGCTTCAGCCAAGGGGTGATTCTGGTCGCGAACGAGATTGCCCTTTCGGAACTGACGGTCATGGAGCAAGGACAGCTCAAAGGCTTGGTGTTGGGCGCTGGGGGTGTAACCTCACACGCGGCGATCTTGGCCCGTAGCCTAGAGATCCCGACCGTTGTGGGCCTGGAGGGTGCGGTCGACTGGATCCAAGAGGGCGACTCGCTCATCGTCGATGGCAACGCCGGCTTGGTGTTCGTGAATCCGAAGCCGGAGGTGATCGGCGAATACGAACGGCTGATCCAGGAATATCAAGCGTTCAATCGCGACTTGGAAACCCTGCGCGATCTGCCGGCGGAGACGCCCGACGGCCACCGCGTGCGCTTGTGGGCCAACATCGGTTTGCTCGGCGACCTCTTCTGGGTGCGCGCCCACGGCGCAGAAGGGGTCGGTTTGTACCGCACGGAAGTGGCTTTCATGTCGCACCGCGACTTCCTCGACGAGGACGAGCAGTTCGACATTTACCGGCGCGTCGTGGAAGGCATGGAGGGCAAGCCGGTTACGATCCGTACCCTTGACTTAGGCGCGGACAAATACCCCCGCTACTTGCACACGCCGCACGAAGAAAACCCCTTCCTCGGTTGGCGCTCCATCCGGATCTCGTTGGAAATGCCCGAGTTGTTCAAGGAGCAACTCCGAGCAATCTGGCGGGCGAGCGCCCACGGGCCGGTGCGCCTGATGTTCCCGATGATTTCTAGCCTCGAGGAAGTTGCGCAGGCCAAGGAACTGCTTCTCGAGGCGCGTGAGGAAGTGGCCCGCGCGGGACACGGGTTCGACCCACAAATGCCTGTCGGCGTGATGATCGAAGTCCCTTCGGCAGTCTACCTGGCGCCTTCCTTGGTGCATGAGGTGGACTTTGTCAGCATCGGCACAAACGACTTGATTCAGTACCTCCTGGCGGTCGATCGCAACAACCGCAAGGTGTCGACGCTGTATGAGCCGCTGCACCCCGCTGTGCTCCAGGCCATTGCCAACGTCGTAAACGCGGCCAAAGCTGCCGGTCGGCCAGTCTCGCTGTGCGGGGAAATGGCCTCCGAGCCCCTGTGCGCGGTGCTCCTGATGGGCCTCGGCGTCGAGGACCTCAGCATGAGCGCATTTTTCATCCCCATCGTGAAGCGCCTGATTCGCGGAGTGTCCTTTGAACGGGCGCAAAGTATGGCTGAAGAGGCGTTGCGCTTATCGACTGTCAAAGAGGTCAAAAGCTTTGTCTTCGAGTCCATGCGGGAACTCGGCCTCGTGGAGCTCATGGAAATGTACCATTGACCCAGAGGCTCGCTTTGGCTTGTGCGTTGGGCTCATGAAAAACCACCGTGCAAGCTCCTCTGATTCTTGCGTGGCGAGGACTGGGGTACTGCCCGCACTGCCGCTGGTGCTGGTCCTGGTGGGAGTTCTGCTCCTGGGCGCGTTGGCTGAGGCACGCACCGCAGCGCCCGCGCCTGCCGGTGCGCAAGCCCAGCAGGCAACGAAAATCTTAGAAGAGCTTTCGGCGCTGCGAGCAGAACTTGCTCAGGAAGCGGAACGGAACAAGGGAGCTGCCGCCACTATCACCGAAATGCACGAGGCGATCGCTCGCCTCGGCCACCGTGTCGGGGAGCTCGAAGCCGAAGTGCGCCAGCTTACGGAGCAGCAGCACACCTTGCTCGAGCAGATTCGGGAGCTGCGCGAGGAAGTGCGTGGGCTTTACGTGGAAAGTAGCGGGCTGAAAGGCGACATCGCACAAGCATCCGATAAGATCGAT is a window encoding:
- the amrB gene encoding AmmeMemoRadiSam system protein B, which codes for MRKIHDAHLAGRWYTSDAVALRREIEQRIERAYPLPNIVPFALVVPHAGHMYSGDAAAFGYALAAHRTVKRALMLAPSHYALFRGAVTLNWDGFRTPLGIVNIDCESVAKLLHFSWIREDAAPFGPEHSLEIQLPFLQVALPGVSVVPLLVGEVPTERARTWGDELASMVDSDTLVLVSSDLTHYGARFDYLPFPPQSADFVRSQLKALDHEAIARICLGDFEAFRRFVDATGATICGRNPVVLFLAMHAQRTSGVLLHYYTSLDITGDYEHVVSYASIAFPLPPPPL
- the ptsP gene encoding phosphoenolpyruvate--protein phosphotransferase, which gives rise to MGLGLLEEIVALATNTVDLRAAAQGIVDTISSRLGMEVCSIYVFEKEAGRLRLWATSGLDRNSVGKVTMSVHEGLTGMAVEKLQPVMAIDAMAHPRYKYFPETGEERYHSFLGVPVVERGEPVGVLVVQTSRRRRFTPKEVRLLKTVSVAVAGILSRIRLEETLQRQEAERLDFERKMDAAMSRLRDYESRASVLLGQPGAKRPTRLFGQAAAPGYAIGRAHVLESMFTTTKFPRERQHPLKRELQRFAAALNAAITELDRVCEHVVRNVPEIDVAIFEAQKLMLSDSAFSARVEAAIREGLSAEAGVQEAVEELLRHFGEISNDYLRDRAADVQDIGRRVLRHLLGLEERRARFSQGVILVANEIALSELTVMEQGQLKGLVLGAGGVTSHAAILARSLEIPTVVGLEGAVDWIQEGDSLIVDGNAGLVFVNPKPEVIGEYERLIQEYQAFNRDLETLRDLPAETPDGHRVRLWANIGLLGDLFWVRAHGAEGVGLYRTEVAFMSHRDFLDEDEQFDIYRRVVEGMEGKPVTIRTLDLGADKYPRYLHTPHEENPFLGWRSIRISLEMPELFKEQLRAIWRASAHGPVRLMFPMISSLEEVAQAKELLLEAREEVARAGHGFDPQMPVGVMIEVPSAVYLAPSLVHEVDFVSIGTNDLIQYLLAVDRNNRKVSTLYEPLHPAVLQAIANVVNAAKAAGRPVSLCGEMASEPLCAVLLMGLGVEDLSMSAFFIPIVKRLIRGVSFERAQSMAEEALRLSTVKEVKSFVFESMRELGLVELMEMYH